From Hallerella porci:
GCGTTTTCCTGAAACTGCTCCACGACGGACTCGTCCGATACGTTGCGGATGTGCTTCAGGATGATGAGCCCGGTCATGAGACGGATCGGCTTGTTCGGCGCACCCATTTTGTCGTCAAACCGTTTCGAAAACTCGGTCTCGAACTTGTTCCAGTCAATCTTGTTCGCGAGAACGTAGAGGGAATGCTTGTGGTTCAACTGCTCCTCAAGGGAACAGAAAAGGCTTGTCTGTGCGTGGGATTTTGGCGGTCTGTACATAAAAAATTGCAAGGTTTTCAATCATATTTTAGAAAACCTTGCAATATTTTCACAGGGTAGAAATCAGTTTTTCCCAATAGTTATGCGGGCTGGGCGGGATTTTAAGGGACGACTATTTAAATTTACAAACTTTATAAAATAATTCGCTAGCAATATCAGCTGTTCGCGAATCAATATCTTCATCCATCCAATCAGACTTATTTTGGGCTTCTTTGCAAAATTCTTTAACAGTTATAAAATTTGATTTTGCATAAGCCTTTATTTTTACTGGCAACGGTTTATTACCTATATCAGAATTTAATTGAACATCTAAAGGCAGTAAATTTCCCAACCATCCTTCTTTTTCACACGGAGAGCTTTGTGAATGAATATGTTCAAGAGATGATATAAGAATATCAAGTTCCTTTGTTTTTATTTTAAAACGTTCTAACTTTGCAAAGATATATTGGATTAAAGGCTTATCTTTCGTTTCGTCATCCGTAAACCTTAATTTGCAAATATTATCTCTAAAAGTCTCGTATGGAGGGATTTTTTCTTTCATCTCTTTAATGAAATTCTTTAGAATACGAGGGATATCGTGTTTTGTCGCACCTTGTAATTGCAACGAATATTTCGAATATTTAATTTCCAATCCAGACGGTCTAGAAGAGCAAATTGCAGAAAAGACAAAATGGAAATTCTCCAGGAAAAGAAGCGTATCCGTAAGAGTTTTTATGGTTATCATCTTTTTCTGATAAAGACCTATGAGCGAAAGTATTAAAGTTCTTACCTGCGTTACATGGAATATAGCAAAAGCAGAAAGAGCATAATAAATCGGCACAGTTTCAGCTCTTTTCCAATCTTCTAATTTAGGCGTAATTATTTTTTTATATATATCAGACGCTTTAACCAAATTATCTAAAAATTGATTGTAATCTTGCTCTGCAATTCTTTCTATAAAGTCTTGGTACAATTTTTTCTTATTTGTAAAATGATAATTTGCCAACCAGAAATGACGATAAAAAGTTTCTACATCTTCATCTGTTCCAACATTCTCCTTAATTTTTTTCCATTTCTCCGAAGCTTTATCTATAGGAGCATCTTCTGTCAACTCTTTAAAAAGAATATTCTTTATTAATTCAACGGCGTTTAACGGCTGTCCCTTTGCATTTAAAACTTCAAATATCATATAAGCATCGTTTATAGATTTCACAGCAACATAAACAACAACGCAACTTAACAACTGATCTCGAACCGCTTTAAGAGCATCTAGATAATCAAATTTTTGTTCAAATTTGTCCTTAAATTCTTTTAAGAGTACTTTCTGAGACAAATTCTGAAAAAAATAATCATAAGCACCAAGCAATCTTTTCTCTTCCGTTGATTTGGGTGTATATGAAGTATTTTTTTCTTGACTTTGAATTCTCATTTGGAAAAAAGGCTTCGGGCTTTCAGTTCGTAAAAGCGTTATTTTTTTTCCATCATCATCACTGGTAACAATATACTCATAGATTTTATTCGCAAGTCCTTCTTCTTTTGCATTTTTGAAGGTGTCATATAAAGCAGACAACAAGATAGTTATTGCGGTTAACCGCTGTTGTCCATCAACAACATATCTTTCTTTTTCTGATTGATTCTGAACATCGTCAATTAAAACTACATTTCCCAAAAAATATTCAGACGGACTTAACTTTCCGTCTTTCACTTCTATGTATGAAATAATATCTTCCCAAAAAGTAGAAAGCGCATCATCTTTTTCCCAAACAAATTCTCTCTGAAACCTAGGAACAACTATTTCTTTTTTTGTAGAGAAAATTTCTCTTATCGTCTGACTTCTCGCTGTAAATTCCATACCATCCTACCTAAAAATTTCCTTCATAATTTCATTTTCCATGTCACTAATACAGTAAACGTGCTCTAACACATCAAACGTTTCTTCCAAATTATTCCTAGCAGAAGCCCAACCGAAGCCATCCGTAAACCACACGAATTCAAAATCAGGAATAGTTTTGGCTTCATTTGCTATGGTTTTGTAGCTTCTTGCAGTTTCATTCAGTTTTGACCCACCACTGCCATAGAAATTTGTTTCAATGGCATAAATTTTCTTTTCCGTTTTGACCACATAATCAAAGCGTTTTTCCATTTTCCCTTGGTTGGAAATTGCAGAAAGATCGACATTCCACTTTTTTGCAATATCCGAAATATACATTTCCTTGAAATAGTTTTTGTCTTTTACAAAGCCCGCTTTTTTAATATACAATTCAACCAAGTCTTCCATCAAATGTCCACCACGATTTTTACGTCCATTTGAATCAAGCCCAGTTTCTACACCAGTCACATAATCAACAAGATTGCTTATTAGATGATTCTGCATAAGGTCAAACAATCCTGACTTATCCATAAACCTCGAATAAACAGGAATATCATGCATCATCCCATTAAAAGCATATACGAACATTCCGTTCTCATCGCTTATTGATATTTCAGTACTTCTAACAGCCAATAGAACGGGAATACACTTTACAACACTTGGATACTTCGCAAGAATAGACTCAAATTCTTGTTTGATGTTCTTAGAACCTATAAGCGAATTCAAAATATTCAGCTCTATTTTTATAGCATCAACATTGCTGAATATTTTAGGAAAATCGGCATAATAAGAGAATGTCGCTATACTGGGCCTAAAGGTTCTAAACCAATCAATAAAATTTCTTTTAGCCATAGATTGTCCTAAAAAGTTGATGCTACATTACTTATCAAAAGTTCATTTATCGCCCCACGTTTTTTCGCATTAGAATTAATCATTCTTGAAGCGGAAACTCGCTTGATCGAAAATTTCTTGTATAATCGGTCAAAGAAATTATCATTTTCACAAACATTCTTTGGATCAGAATTACTCGTAACAACGATCGCTCTTCTTTCAGAGATTTCTTCAATGAATTGAGCAAGTTCGATTTGTTCTTTATCTCCAAAGCCGTTTTCGTTATATGATGTAAACGCTGCGGTCTCAGTAAGAGGACGATACGGAGGATCAATATAAACAAATGTTTTTGAGTCAATGAAATTCTTGCATTGGGCGTAGTTGCCAACAGACATCTTTACATTTTGTAACAGTTCTGAGCAAACTTTCAAATTTTCAACATCGCAAAGAAGTGGTTTCTTTGCATTGTTAAAAGGTACATTAAATAAGCCTTTTGAGTTTACTCGGAAAAGTCCATTGAAACAGGTTTTGTTCAAGAAAATGAAAAGAACTGCTTTTTCAAGATTATCTTTTTTGTTGCCATTCACCTTTAGCGAATTGAAACGTTCCCTTTTTTCAAGAAAAAGGCTTTTATTTTCTTCATGAGATGAATTCCAATACCTTTCTTGCAGGTCTGCAAGAATATCTATCAAATCACCACAATTCGTCTTTATCTGACAATAAGTGTTTATGAGTTCACCATTGATATCGTTGATGAGAACGTCTTTTGGTCCCAAACGAGAAAGGACATCAAAAAGGACGGCGCCTCCTCCTACAAATGGCTCGCAATACTTCTCTGTTTGAGCTGGATATAACTTGCGAATTTCGTCCAAGAGTTGCGTCTTGCCGCCAACCCACTTGATGAATGGTTTTGCTGTAATCATAATCTAAAAATACATAAAATAAATGTCAGTAAAATGACAAATTGAGACAATTTGTTCTTTCCTGCGTTCGCGTTAGGGATAGTGACCCCTTGGGGCGGCGCTGTGGCGCCGTTGCAAGAGCCGCGCAGGCGTGCCGCAGGTGCGCACGGGTGGCCTTGCAATATAGCCCGCCCCACACGATAGTGCGGGGAACGCCCATAACAAGCAGCAGATATCGCGGCTACCAGGAAGTGATTACGCCGGACAGCGATGCAAGGCGAGAGCAGCGGACAAACTCGTTTGTCCATTGCCGAGCCGAAGAGCTGGGATGCTTGCATCCCAATCGTGACTACCGCCCAAGGCGAGTGCTGCGGGCAAACTCGTTTGCCCATAGCCGAGCCGATGCGAGAGGCGACGAAGTCGCCACAAGACGTTGTGGATCAAGTCCGGCCACGCCGACAAGTACAACGAGAACATGTTCAAGACGCTCGCTGGCGACATGGAAATGGCCGTGAAGCCGATGAACTGCCCCTGCCACATCCAGATTTTCAACACGGGTCTCCGCAGCTGGCGCGACCTGCCGATGCGCCTTGCCGAATTCGGTAAGTGCCACCGTTACGAACCTGCCGGTACGATGCACGGCCTGATGCGCGTGCGCGGCTTTGTGCAGGACGATGCCCACATCTTCTGTACCGAAGACCAGATTGCAAGCGAAGTGGCCGATTTCTGCGCCCTCGTGAAGGAAATCTACCACGACTTTGGTTTTGACGATATCGTGGTGAAGTTCTCCACCCGCCCGGAGTAGCGCACAAGCCGAATGCAGCGAAAACAAACTCGTTTGTTTTCATTGCTGAGGCGAAGCGCAGACGCCAAAGGCGTCCAAAGCGCGTGGGTTCCGACGAAATTTGGGACAAGGCTGAAGCCGCCCTCGCCGAAGCCACCAAGCTCGCCGGCCTCGACTACATTTTGAACCCGGGCGAAGGCGCCTTCTACGGCCCGAAGAGTGTGCAAAACGAGTGTCGCAGAAAAATGCTTGCATTTTTCTATGACCGAGTGCAGCCACGGACGCCATCGGCGTCAACCTTGAATTCACCCTGAAGGACTCCCTCGGTCGTGACTGGCAGTGCGGTACCATCCAGGTGGACTTCAACTTGCCGCAGCGTCTGGGCGCCGAATATGTCGGCAAGGACAACCAGTAATGCGCAAGGCGAATCCAGCAAAAATACGCTTGCGTATTTTTATTGGTGAGCCGCAGCCATAGACGCCAAAGGCGTCAAAAGNNNNNNNNNNNNNNNNNNNNNNNNNNNNNNNNNNNNNNNNNNNNNNNNNNNNNNNNNNNNNNNNNNNNNNNNNNNNNNNNNNNNNNNNNNNNNNNNNNNAAGGACAACCAGTAATGCGCAAGGCGAATCCAGCAAAAATACGCTTGCGTATTTTTATTGGTGAGCCGCAGCCATAGACGCCAAAGGCGTCAAAAGCACATTCCGGTGATGCTGCACCGCGCCGCCGTGGGTTCCATCGAACGCTTCCTCTGTATTTTGATTGAAGACAGATGACAAGTCGAGTGTCGCGGTCAAACTTGTTTGACCATGACCGAGCGCAGAGAGTTTCTGTAATCTTGTTCACCACTTCGCACTTCACGCCGGCCTTCTCGTAGAACTTGGCGGTGCCTTCGGTAACGTAAATCTTGAAGCCGAGCTTCTGGAAAACGCCGCAAGCCGAATGTCGCGACAGGCCGCTTGCGGACTGGCATGACCGAGACGCATCATCTGGGGCGAAGCCCAATTCATGGGCGATTTCCCGCTGTGGCTCGCTCCGGTTCAGGCCCGCGTGCTCCCGATTTCTGAAAAGTTCGTTGACTACGCTAAGAAGGTCGAGAAGGAACTCGTGAACGCCGGCGTCCGCGTGGAAGTCGACGAATCCAACGAAAAGCTCGGCTACAAGATCCGCCAGTGCGAACTCCAGAAGGTGCCGTACAAGATTA
This genomic window contains:
- a CDS encoding DUF262 domain-containing protein; the encoded protein is MEFTARSQTIREIFSTKKEIVVPRFQREFVWEKDDALSTFWEDIISYIEVKDGKLSPSEYFLGNVVLIDDVQNQSEKERYVVDGQQRLTAITILLSALYDTFKNAKEEGLANKIYEYIVTSDDDGKKITLLRTESPKPFFQMRIQSQEKNTSYTPKSTEEKRLLGAYDYFFQNLSQKVLLKEFKDKFEQKFDYLDALKAVRDQLLSCVVVYVAVKSINDAYMIFEVLNAKGQPLNAVELIKNILFKELTEDAPIDKASEKWKKIKENVGTDEDVETFYRHFWLANYHFTNKKKLYQDFIERIAEQDYNQFLDNLVKASDIYKKIITPKLEDWKRAETVPIYYALSAFAIFHVTQVRTLILSLIGLYQKKMITIKTLTDTLLFLENFHFVFSAICSSRPSGLEIKYSKYSLQLQGATKHDIPRILKNFIKEMKEKIPPYETFRDNICKLRFTDDETKDKPLIQYIFAKLERFKIKTKELDILISSLEHIHSQSSPCEKEGWLGNLLPLDVQLNSDIGNKPLPVKIKAYAKSNFITVKEFCKEAQNKSDWMDEDIDSRTADIASELFYKVCKFK
- a CDS encoding DNA adenine methylase, with amino-acid sequence MITAKPFIKWVGGKTQLLDEIRKLYPAQTEKYCEPFVGGGAVLFDVLSRLGPKDVLINDINGELINTYCQIKTNCGDLIDILADLQERYWNSSHEENKSLFLEKRERFNSLKVNGNKKDNLEKAVLFIFLNKTCFNGLFRVNSKGLFNVPFNNAKKPLLCDVENLKVCSELLQNVKMSVGNYAQCKNFIDSKTFVYIDPPYRPLTETAAFTSYNENGFGDKEQIELAQFIEEISERRAIVVTSNSDPKNVCENDNFFDRLYKKFSIKRVSASRMINSNAKKRGAINELLISNVASTF
- a CDS encoding type II restriction endonuclease, whose protein sequence is MAKRNFIDWFRTFRPSIATFSYYADFPKIFSNVDAIKIELNILNSLIGSKNIKQEFESILAKYPSVVKCIPVLLAVRSTEISISDENGMFVYAFNGMMHDIPVYSRFMDKSGLFDLMQNHLISNLVDYVTGVETGLDSNGRKNRGGHLMEDLVELYIKKAGFVKDKNYFKEMYISDIAKKWNVDLSAISNQGKMEKRFDYVVKTEKKIYAIETNFYGSGGSKLNETARSYKTIANEAKTIPDFEFVWFTDGFGWASARNNLEETFDVLEHVYCISDMENEIMKEIFR
- a CDS encoding transposase, whose translation is MYRPPKSHAQTSLFCSLEEQLNHKHSLYVLANKIDWNKFETEFSKRFDDKMGAPNKPIRLMTGLIILKHIRNVSDESVVEQFQENA
- a CDS encoding His/Gly/Thr/Pro-type tRNA ligase C-terminal domain-containing protein, translated to MGDFPLWLAPVQARVLPISEKFVDYAKKVEKELVNAGVRVEVDESNEKLGYKIRQCELQKVPYKIIVGEKEQAEGVIAVNKRKEGDKGQMTVAQFLEMTADDRKVVR